Within the Marasmius oreades isolate 03SP1 chromosome 10, whole genome shotgun sequence genome, the region AAACAACGCGCCCAACAGTATCGGACGCGTTGAACCTGGTGCTCGGAAAAACCATTCAAACCCCAAAGATCATATTCGAAATCTCCCACAATGTCCGACTCAAAGCTGGGGGAATGGATAACAAACTCCACCGAATCGTTGTTTCTTTCCATGGGTGAGCATTGGTTGAAACGATGTGAATCCATGCTCATGTTTTTCCGTCAGTGCGCGCCCCAGAAGACAAGAAAGCAATGGCAGAAGACGAGAATTATGAGGATTTCAATCCGGCTTTCACCTATCCTGTACGAGGCTTGTTGCGCCCTGTTCCATGCATGAGAATGACCTGTGTTTTTCATTTCAGATATATGGAGAGGACGAAACGATTTACGGCTTCAAGGGGTTGAGAATTGATGTCCGTTTATCCGCTTCCTCACCTTCCTTCGACGTTCTTACTATCCCTCATCTTCCAGCTTCGATTTGCGTCAGGCTCACTTCTTAATTCTCTTTCTGTTCGATGGGACGAAAAGCTACAGTCAAACACAGTAGACAGTGTCGAGCCCAAACTACGCGAGTTCTTACCACAGGGTGTGTAATACGATTTTCTGCATCGTTTCTGGTTATCACCtattttgctttctcccatcaGATGTTGAaacagatgaagaaactttTCATAAACgagtcgaagaagatgcgCTAAATTTCCGACCACTCGGACAACTCATACATTCATATACCAGGCCTTCACCGAAGttcaaagggaaagggaagctCGCTCCAACGAACGTAGTATTGGATCCTGAAAATGAAGATGCTGTTGTGTATGAGGTCTACCATGTAGGCTGTACCGTTTTCGCTCCTTTCAAACAGTGGTTTACTTTGTGATAGACAAGGCGGGATACACCTGGTTTCTGGAAATATCATCAGCGAATGCAGATATTTATTCCTCTGTATATCGAAGCTGGGTCCTATATCCAAGAGGACGAAAGTGATTGGGATTTTATGGTCCTGTACGTCGCCCTCATTCACTTTCATGGACATGTCTCCTAGATGTTGATGTTTTTGTTCCAGATACGAAAAGCGGAAACGCACTGATGCATCTCATATACCAACATATCACTTCCTTGGGTACTCGTCGCTCTATAACTTCTACTACTACCCCGAAAAGACACGCCTTCGGTTGAGGTATGTGTCAATTCATCGTTTTATATTTGTCCTTATTCTCAAAAGCAATACCATAGTCAATTCGTGATCATTGGACCGTGTCAGCGTAGTGGCCATGGTTGTATGTCTATCCTTCTTCACTGACGAAACGTTCATGCACAAACGTTCATGACAGCCGAACTATATAAAGCAATATACAACTACGTGCTTTCGCAACCGCACATCGGAGAACTCACAGTAGAAGACCCTGCCGAAGCATTTGAGGATCTGCGAGACAAAAATGATTTGATGATGTTACTCTCAAATGAGACATTCATTAAGGAAGCGTTTGGTGAGGATGCCGTCTCACATGGCGGGGGCAGGGTCGGGAAAATAGGAAAGGTGCTAAAAtcgaagaaaggaaagatgggACCTCCAGTAGAAAAGGGATGGGCAGAAAAGTGGAGAGTGAAACTGAAGATTGCAGGGGTAAGTGACCGCACCATATCTAGGCTGCCATTCATGTTGATAAATGCTTACTTGCAGCGTCAGTTCTTTCGACTGGTCGAAATGCTGATCCAGATGCATATTGACCCTCTCGACGAGCGAGCTATGAAAGCGTACCGATTGCAAGTGAAAGAGAGACTATACCGGTTTAATTTCGTGGGGTTTTGACTCCTTTTTTCCTTTCAAGAGCTTATGATGTATATCCATCTAGGAAACGTTGATGCAAgtggagaaagaagaaaggttGGAGAAATTACAACAAACCTTTGAAAATGTACAACAGGACTACAAACGGATATTAAATCTGGTGAAGTAGATGAAGTAGTCGGGGTGGCAGCCCACTGTTATGGGCTGAATAGGATATTTATTATTACTCTAGTTGAGCCAGGCACTCATGATCAAGTGTTGAAATTTTAATATCACGTAAAACACGCTTGCTTTGACCTCGGGCCTCCATCCTGGCAATTCCATATTATCTCACACGTCATGGCGAAAGCGAAAGCAAGGTGTGCTTGCAAGGAATATGTGTTTCTGTTGGGAATCTGACCCGTATACCAAAAGAACGATGATCGTGCGTCTCATTTCGACCGCACAAACAGGTTTCTTCTACACGACGCAAAGGGTCCGCCAGGGCTTTCCACTGAGTGCTGTCAAATACGACCCGAAAGGTGAGTTATCTAAGTTCAGTTCTTTTATCTTGACTGAGTATTCGTATTTCAGTCAAACGGCGCGTACTTTTCGTGGAAAGcaagaagagagagaagtcCAAGTAGAAGGAGGGCACGGATGTCCGGGTCTCGTATAGTCAGAGCTGGAGGTGGTTAAACATGACGAATTTCTGGCCTGCAACTGTCTCCCGGCCCCAGACTGTTGTGAGCGTAGTGTGTGTTGAATCTTCTTCACTTCTTTCTCAGTCTATTAACGGTTCTCGACAGGAAGCTGGAATCTGACAAAGCGTTCTTTATGATCTACGATGGTGTTACAAAAAATTACATAGGCTCACAATGTTGAGCTCCAAATGAGAATCATTATCAAGAAATGTCAAGTTCTGTCTTGAGACATAAGTCGGCATATTTCCGTCGGTACTTGGTGGACATCCAGTCATGCAGATGGGAACCACGCTCCGTCGGGTCGACAGGTACCCGATGGCGACACACTCATCTATATAATCTCATGTTCGTTTTATcataatcaagacctcgctCAAGCCATCCCATCAATCCACCAACTGCCTATGACCTTCGCTACCCTCGCTCAAACATGCCTTTGTCTTCTTCCTGTTTATTTCATCGTTCGACATGTGTATAGGATTTACACCTCACCGATACGGCACTTTCCTGGACCACCCTTGTCCAGTATAATATTCGGCAACCTCAAGGAAGTTTTCGCTTCAGTGAGCCTCTGCTTTCATGACAACTCGTTCTTTATCGATTTTGCTACAGGAAAACTCCGTCATTTTCGAAAAGTGGAACGAAGAATATGGTCCAACTATACAATACAGGGCCTTTTTCGGTGTTCGTGTATTGTTCTTTCCGTAGTCCATACCCTAATCTTTCCGCAGGTCAGGCGTTTGTACACTGTCGACATAAAAGCTCTTTCACATATCTTGAATAATCATTACGATTACCAAAAACCGGAAGAAGCAAGATTTATGTTGAGTGAAGTTCTTGGAGATGGTGCGGCAGGATGAAACCACGATACGGAGAGACTGATGCATTGGGTTATAGGCATTCTTATCACTGAAGCAAAGAAACACAAATTCCAGGTATGTTTACGCATTCCTTCTCGGTATCCAGTCCTTCACACAATCGTACAGCGAAAAGTCATGGTATATAGCTTCTCCTTTACTCCTGCCTTCTCATAAATGCACCGAAACTAGAATCCTGCCTTCGGCGCACCACAAATCCGCCAACTCACCGATATTTTCGTCAATAAATCCATGGAGGTAAAATCTTCATGTAACCTCACAATGCTCCATTCCTTATCTTGGTCTGTTAGCTTCGAGACGCCTGGAAATTAGAAATTGAGGCTGGGTCTAACTCCAATGCTAATGAAACAGTTCGCATCGATGTTTTGTCTTGGCTAAGCAAGATGACATTGGACGTTATCGGTTTAGCAGGTATTTATACTTATCGTGAAAAATGTTCCGTATTGAATGGCATATTCTGCACCAAGGCTTCAATTATGAATTCAATTCTATCAACCCGCTAGACGGAAAACCGAACGAGCTGAGCTCGGCGTTTACCACCATCTTTTCTCAATCATTGACAAGATCAAAAATATGGCCCATAATTCGCGTGTATGTAACTCCTCTGAGGCGACTGGTATGTTTAACTTGTGTGCATTCAATCGCTTGGTTCACTCCTCGATTTCGCAGCCAGCTCTTCAATCGGGGATAATAACAAACGCTCGCAACACGATGATTCGCATTGGAAGACACCTTATGGATGACAGTAAGCGAACACTCGCTCAAGACTCCGACAAGAAAGCAGCTGGAAGGGACCTTCTTTCCCTACTCGTTAAGTCAAACATGAACGAGAAAGACGCGGAGAGAATGAGTGACGAAGACGTCTTGGCTCAGGTTCCAACATTTCTAGTTGCAGGCCATGAAACCACCAGCGTGGCAACGACTTGGGCTCTTTTTGCTCTTGCGCAACATCTTGAAGTGCAACGCAAGTTGCGAGACGAACTATTGGCTGTGTCAACGTCCAGTCCTACTATGGATGAGTTGAACGCGTTACCTTATCTGGATTCCTTCGTTCGTGAAGCTTTGAGATTGTATGCTCCGGTACCAGCGACAAGGAGGATAGCAGTAAGGAACGGGGTGATTCCTTTGGGTGAGCCTGTCGGGGGTCGAGATTATGTGGAGGTTAAGAGCGGTCAGAATATTCTGATCAACATACTAGTATTGAATCGGAGTAAGAAGCTGTGGGGAAAAGATGCGAAGGATTTCAAGTAGGTTGATTCTCTCCTCGTCTGCTTGTTATTTACTGATCGCCTTTTGCCTAGACCTGAACGCTGGCTAAACGGATCTATCGATACAGCGCTGCCTGGTGTTTGGGGAAATATGATGACCTTTTTGGGTGGAGCGAAGTCATGCATAGGATACCGGTTTTCTCTTGTGGAGTGAGTCTCTTCTTTGCCTTCGGTTTTCTGTCATCTGTCATCTAACCAGGTTCTTCTACGCTGATTAGAATGAAAGCCCTTCTGTTCGCGCTCGTCAGAGAGTTCGAATTCGAGTTAGCTGTACCCCGTGAGGATATTGGAAGTGAGCAATCGGTCGTCCAGAGGCCTTTTATAAAGTCGCAAAAGCATAAAGGGAGTCAGCTACCTTTACTCGTGAGGATTTACAACCCATAATGTAAAACTATTCTACGATGGCTCATTGTTTACTCGACCTTTCACTGCCAATGTTATACTTACTGGGCTAGATTATATACGCGCACGTATAGAGCGGTTAGATTTACACAGACCAATACGTGTGCACAGCGGATATCCCTCTATCTATCTTCAGTACCTTGAAAGGCGGGATAATTCCGGACGGGCAGTGATACAATATTTAAGTAATCGTCAGGTCTCACGCTAGTCCATTGTTCCTTTCCTCCGTTCCATATATTCTCATTGAGGTCTTTGCTCTCGCTCACTTTTATTTCAAAAAACCGCCATGGGATTCCGCGATCGTCGTGCTCTTTATCACCCATACAACTCAAGACCAGGTCAACGCCGTGGTCCTTCTCTTACAGCCGAATCAATGCGGCCTACGCGCAAACCGCTCCCTGCAATTCCTACTCCTCAAGACAAACTCTCTAAACCTGATGTACGAAAGGAAGTCAACATCGCCATTCGTGGAGTTGCCGAAGACGCTCATTCTCAATTAACAACTTCTGGTCCTAACGCTTGTCTCGACGTCGACGACGGACTCAACTCTAGAGCCTCGCTTACTCTGAAGGCCTCCGGTGGCCTTTTGCAGAGTACATTCGTGACTGATGTGATCAAGGATATGTTAAGACACGCTGCTGGATGCGAAATACAGGTTATTTTGTTCATTCTTCGTTCACTCTGTTTTCCCCCTATGCCTGAAACTCGTAAAAACCATAGATTGTTCCTTCCGTGGTGAAATCGAACGAAGGGTCCGCCATTGACAAGCCCTGTTTGAAGGTCAAGCTCGAGGAGCTAAGCGATACAACGGTCTTGAACACAGCCACCGAGTTAACGCACTCGACAGACACTCAAGATGATGGCAGAATGGAATTAACACGTTCACGCCACCGTCGATTGAATCCGGATGTAACTAGGCGAGGAACTCTTGGTATGAAAAAGAAAACCAAAAACAACAGGTATGTTTTATCCGTTTTAATACTGTAGTTTTGGACTAATCATGAGATCTACCTATGTAGGCCCAAGGAACTGACCTACCCGGAAGAATCTAGAATCATTCCGTCTTCGCTCAGCAGCATCTCACCCGCTGCTGATATTACTTCTGTGTTCGAATCATCACGTCTCCTTTCTGGTCCGAAGAATGATGTCAAGATGTCGCGCGACGAAAGGCAAGCTCAAATCGTTCGGGAGCCCAGAATCATACCTTTGCTCAGCCTCTCACCTGTTGATGACTCCTTCATGGCCGATGTACCTTCTTCTCATTCTTCTTGTACGAAAAACACTGCTAAGGTGCCGCACGCATCGACACAAATTATCTGGGAATCTGGAACGTCCTTTCGCAGTCGCATTTCGTCTGCCACTAACGACTCCTCTATGGTCGATACACCTCTATTCCTTCCCCCTTCAAGTGAAGAAAACACTACTCGGGTTTCTCACGGCGTGAAGGAACCCAGGATGACTCGGAGGTTGCTCAGTAGGATCCCACCCACTGCCAATGAATCTTCTGTGGTCGATCCACTTCCGGAATCCCGTTTCTCTTCAAATGTTGAGGAATTGTACAGAGAAAGGGAAGCCTATCTGTGAGTTGTCTTTTGCTCCGATGTTCCGATAATTTATCGTTCCCTTACAGTCGCAGCATTTTACTTGCTCGTCGTAGCTCTGCACACTCAACTCCAGCGAAAACTCCATGTCTCGGATTTTGATCAGCAAGCACGGATTCTTCTTAACCATGTCCTCAAAAAGGCGTTCTCAGATCATCACACCCTACTACTAATCTCACCCCCCCGTACTGTATCTACTACTATCAGTTTATTGTAATGGCCAAGCTGGGCTTCTCGTTTTGTCACTTGTATCTATAATACGGTCAGCAAATGGCAGGCAGTAATATTCAACGAGCTTCCATCCAATGCATTCATATTTCTTTCAAAGGTGGGCGCTTACCTTTCGGTCCTTTAACTCATCCTCCCACCATCTTCAACTGATCTTTCACCCTCTGGGGGAGAGATCCAGGCATAGGGCTTAATAGTAGCCTATTCCTCGCTTGGTCGTAACACAACTTGAGCTACTAGGTTCAAAAAGAGTTGAGAAAGGACGACTTAGATGAGCGCAGGAGGAAAACTTACTGTACGCGCGGGGTTCTGGTAGGCTTCCTCCGATTGGAATTATCAATTTATTTCAATATGAAACACCGTGGCGGGCGCCGGCGCACCAGCGAGCTCGAGGCTTAGGTGAGAATGTTCTTTCTGCACCCTGTACTTAGCGTTTCCTCCAACTTACACACATAGTACATTAAATTGTTTAGCAGAACTCCTTTTGTCGCATCGCTAGCGTGTTCTCTGTCCAGTGCAAACTAGACTATCGAGATCAAGAAAGTTCGTGGTTTCAATTCACTGGCACGACCGGTCAGAATAACCAGCCGCCCTCAATCTTCAAGTTGAGCTGATGAACTTGGACTCCTTCATTCTACATCGACCTCCGGCACCCACTGATACTCTAAATTCCTTGGGACATCCCGCTTCTCGCCAGTTGACCTAACCTTCCGGATCAACCTCTGACTTGCCGAAGAATCCTTGTTCGTTCTTGTGCAGTACTCTACAGCGCCCAGGCGCTCTTCTCAACCCTGGGTCGGACCGCTGCCCACCCAAAATTGGCTAAAGATGATTCAGATTCTCTAGTTCGGCTCACGACGGTTACATTCACATTTCTCGCGATCCCAGCGTCCACCGTTTTGTTGGAAGTTGTCGTAATCAAGTCAAATTAACCCCTTCAACTCTCCAGATCGACACTACGTACTTTCGGCTGCCACGCCTCGTTGCTGCTCCTACAACCCTTGGTCGTGGTGACCTGGCCGCCTTCGCACCGAGCGGATCTTTCATTGCTGTTAGGCCCAGACTAATGTATCTCGGCGTTCTGACACCGTGCTAAAGCCTACTGCTATGTTTATTATCCGTTACGTGCGCACAATCTTCACTGAGTTGATGAATCGACCATTTCAGAAGATGTTTTCACATGATGGTACCATGTTCTCGACATGCCTTTAACATGCCTTTCTTGCCCAGATCTCAGCAAGCTGTGGTGCTGCAATGGAATCTGCTGGCTCCGAGTGTAAGCGCCGGTCTCGGAGTTTCGTCCAAGTTTGGGTCCGGAATCGACTAAACGGGGTTTGTAAATAAATCCAGTTTGACCGGATCTCTGGGTTGCCTGTTCATTCCTTTTTATCCAACTGTCTGTTCATGATTTatgtctcttcctcttctttaCTCTCAGTGCGCTCTAGTAACCCATGGCGGGCGCTTCCATCTCCAAAGTCCAGGTCTTTTGCCACGGTCTCCTGGTTCTCATCACCTCTCTTTACACCGACATCCACAACATTCCACCGCCTGAACTATTTTCACCTTTAATCCCTCAAAAGGTCCTCCGTACCTACTCATCGCTACCAACTCCTACCCAATACCCTCAATGGACAGGCACCCCATTCGGCAAATGGGATTACTTCGTACCGGATACATGGACATCGGGTTTCTTCCCTGCTACATTGTACGAGATGCACACGCGGCAGACCTTGTGTACTGAAAATCCGGATGTGGCAGGACTAGGAAAGGATTGGTTACAATTGGGAAGGAAGGCATGCGATGGCCTGGCTGCGCTGCCTGGGCGTAACACCCAGGGCCACGATGTCGGGTTTTTGAGTTTTGCGTTTTTGGAGGAACTGAAGATGTGAGTAGCGCGATTACTGTTGGCTTTCAACTGTCTTCAACTGAATCGATGGAAGAAATTCTAAAAATGAAACTGCTATCGCGGTTGTCAACGGTTTCGCTGCAGACCTCGCGAATCGCTTCGTTCCTGGTGCCGGTGTTACGCGTAGCTGGGATAGCGCCGATTTATCCCTCGTTCAAGTGATCATCGATAACATGATGAACCTCGAGTTACTGTTCGTGTCGGCAGACCTCACTGGGAATAACACGTTGCGCGAGATAGCGATAAGGCATGCAGATACAACTATGAAAAACCATATTCGTCCTGATGGTGAGCATATGATCAAGACTTCTTCAACGTTCCAGGTCCGAAAATTTAACACGATGTTCGCAAGGATCAACATGGCATGTCGTTGAATATGATGCCCAATCGGGACTTGTTGTGTCGAAACAAACGGCGCAAGGATATTCTGATGATAGGTACGCGTTTTCTGCCTGTTCACTCGCTATTTCCAGCTCTGATCAGATTGTCCGACTACTCTGTAGTGCTTGGGCTAGAGGTCAGGTCTGGGCCATCTACGGCTTCTCTCAAAGTACGCAGAACACGTCTTTCCCCCTCTGCTAAGTGATTCACCCGACTTTTCTTAGTGTATGAGCGGACATCCCAAAAACACTACCTCGTGACTGCTCGAAGGCTTGCAAATTACTTCCTCACGAACATTCCTCAAGACGGTATCGTTCCATGGGACTTTAAAGCACCGTTGCAAGACCACAAGGTTCCTGGAGGTGTAAGACCGGCTGATTCCAGTGCTGCGACCGCGGGTGCTACTGCGTTACTGCTGCTAGCCAGTCTGGAGCCCGATGATTTGCAGGCGGAGAGATGGATCTGGGGAGCTGTTAAAGTACTTCAAAAGATCACTGAGCTCGCCTGGAGTCCGTCTTGGAATAGTTTGCTGGCAAACGGGACGGTCAATTGGCCGAACAATAATTATTTGACTGGAATTGTTTATGGTATGTCTGCGCTTTTGCTTCATTGCCGTCGCTCAATGTGTTTTCGACGCCGCTAGGTGACTACTACTTCATCAAAGCTGGTAATGAACTTGTTAGGCTAGGATTGGCCAGCTGTTAATATCCGAAATTCTGCTTTCCTTCCGTCGGACTATGGACAGATATTGTACTTTTTACGCTCTTTTCACCCACAATCTTTTCGCATCAAGGTACCTACACCTTCCAGTTTTTATGTGTATATTTCCACTTGTGAACTAAAGGTTATATTGTCGACTTCCTCATGACGCGACACGCGTAAAATCAAAGTACGAGTTGATtacttctcttcttctaaaaCTTGGATGTACAACAGAAATAAAGATCACGCTCGCTCTTCGTAGGCTCTCTGGTCTTTACAAGCTTAAGCGCCGTAATTGAGGCGGAAAATATCATTGTATCTGAAAATGATGAGATTGACGATTGATATGCGAGTCAGAAAACGGGTGTTCTTCGTCGCTGGGTTGGTAGTGGATGCTTACACGTAGTAGCTTTGACCATCAGGTATAAGGTGGAAGATCTGGCTGAATTGTAGAGGGTTCGGGCTATCATCGACCTGTTTTGGATATATGATCAGGGAAGACCCAGAGAGAATCGAGGGATATCGCACCAGTAGAAGTCCAGTAACGCTACATATCAAGCTCGCGACAGTCGGTGAAGAGGGTTGAGCATCGATGGTAAGGACTTTATGTTGAACTTTCGCGAACGGAAGCGTCTGTCGCGATAATAGAGATAAACGACGAAGTTGAAACAATCGTGACTAAATGAACGTACTATAAGCTTCTCTACAATTTTGGCCGAGCTTTGGACTGGCTGTCCTTCCCATGAGAGCATCGATGCTTCACGCTTCACGTTGTCATTAAAAAGTCAGGAAAAAAAATCAAGATGAGCAAAAGAATGGATACTCGCGTAGAGCGATCCAAGACTAGAACGATCTGTGTCGAAAGTCGTATAATAGAAATCTGTGAATTGCTTTGCGATAGCGTTGATATCACCCATGGTGGTTTCCGTTCGCGCTGTTGCCTGGAGCGCTGATGGTAAAGAAAAG harbors:
- a CDS encoding uncharacterized protein (BUSCO:EOG09263EVJ): MSDSKLGEWITNSTESLFLSMVRAPEDKKAMAEDENYEDFNPAFTYPIYGEDETIYGFKGLRIDLRFASGSLLNSLSVRWDEKLQSNTVDSVEPKLREFLPQDVETDEETFHKRVEEDALNFRPLGQLIHSYTRPSPKFKGKGKLAPTNVVLDPENEDAVVYEVYHTRRDTPGFWKYHQRMQIFIPLYIEAGSYIQEDESDWDFMVLYEKRKRTDASHIPTYHFLGYSSLYNFYYYPEKTRLRLSQFVIIGPCQRSGHGSELYKAIYNYVLSQPHIGELTVEDPAEAFEDLRDKNDLMMLLSNETFIKEAFGEDAVSHGGGRVGKIGKVLKSKKGKMGPPVEKGWAEKWRVKLKIAGRQFFRLVEMLIQMHIDPLDERAMKAYRLQVKERLYRFNFETLMQVEKEERLEKLQQTFENVQQDYKRILNLVK
- a CDS encoding uncharacterized protein (CAZy:GH88), whose translation is MAGASISKVQVFCHGLLVLITSLYTDIHNIPPPELFSPLIPQKVLRTYSSLPTPTQYPQWTGTPFGKWDYFVPDTWTSGFFPATLYEMHTRQTLCTENPDVAGLGKDWLQLGRKACDGLAALPGRNTQGHDVGFLSFAFLEELKINSKNETAIAVVNGFAADLANRFVPGAGVTRSWDSADLSLVQVIIDNMMNLELLFVSADLTGNNTLREIAIRHADTTMKNHIRPDGSTWHVVEYDAQSGLVVSKQTAQGYSDDSAWARGQVWAIYGFSQMYERTSQKHYLVTARRLANYFLTNIPQDGIVPWDFKAPLQDHKVPGGVRPADSSAATAGATALLLLASLEPDDLQAERWIWGAVKVLQKITELAWSPSWNSLLANGTVNWPNNNYLTGIVYGDYYFIKAGNELVRLGLASC
- the NTF2 gene encoding Nuclear transport factor 2 (BUSCO:EOG09265BCT), translating into MGDINAIAKQFTDFYYTTFDTDRSSLGSLYREASMLSWEGQPVQSSAKIVEKLITLPFAKVQHKVLTIDAQPSSPTVASLICSVTGLLLVDDSPNPLQFSQIFHLIPDGQSYYVYNDIFRLNYGA